A section of the Paenibacillus aurantius genome encodes:
- a CDS encoding glycosyltransferase family 2 protein, whose product MTFDVSIIIPTYNKKTEVRLTLHSLEKQTFDLSRMEVILVDDGSTDGTLESLQGYYPAYFLQCLRSDSNTGRSASRNRGIHAASAPLLIFLDAEMIVEPDFVANHMKYQEGADNLVVTGVFTGFRGLYSILSPSFKYSQFKHCRRIVRKWPSIRKHCTTARTLKRYIKRSGRPKQLVRLAHIDSGQYKKLSFEKSFYYKKHVLAHFGPELKGFHLPWIGFLTGNISVKKALVEKAGYFDENFQGYGFEDWELGFRLFQNGARFYAGEGIVCYHQEHPFSESARKAQLTGNLLKFYEKHHDLGIALIALHQMGKINYFEINRTIQEYYHLKDRFPDSFRLFRDRFVRALHTLLIKRARGRKVTGSLLFSNKKKPKLLEKLSAERKALSRTGDYKQLAAVFGILLRL is encoded by the coding sequence ATGACCTTCGACGTCAGCATTATCATCCCGACTTACAACAAAAAAACGGAGGTTAGGTTAACCCTGCATTCTCTCGAGAAGCAAACCTTCGACCTTTCCAGAATGGAGGTTATTCTGGTCGATGACGGGTCAACCGATGGAACGTTAGAGAGTCTGCAAGGCTATTACCCTGCCTATTTTTTGCAGTGTCTCCGCAGCGACTCCAATACCGGACGCTCCGCCTCCCGAAACCGGGGAATTCATGCGGCAAGCGCTCCCCTGCTCATCTTCCTGGACGCCGAAATGATTGTGGAGCCGGATTTTGTCGCCAATCATATGAAATATCAGGAGGGAGCCGATAACCTGGTCGTAACGGGTGTGTTTACCGGCTTCCGAGGCCTTTACTCCATTCTTTCCCCTTCTTTCAAGTATAGCCAGTTCAAACACTGCAGACGGATAGTACGGAAATGGCCATCGATTCGGAAGCACTGCACGACCGCCCGTACTTTGAAGCGATATATAAAGCGAAGTGGCCGGCCCAAACAGCTGGTCAGGCTCGCGCATATCGATTCCGGGCAGTATAAAAAATTGTCGTTCGAGAAGTCGTTCTACTACAAAAAGCATGTCCTCGCCCATTTTGGTCCGGAGTTAAAAGGTTTTCATCTGCCTTGGATCGGTTTTCTTACAGGGAACATTTCGGTAAAGAAAGCATTAGTGGAGAAAGCCGGTTATTTCGATGAGAATTTCCAGGGCTATGGCTTTGAGGACTGGGAGCTCGGCTTCCGTCTATTCCAGAACGGCGCCCGCTTCTATGCCGGTGAAGGGATCGTGTGTTACCACCAGGAGCATCCTTTTTCGGAGTCCGCCCGCAAGGCCCAGCTTACCGGAAATTTATTGAAATTTTATGAGAAGCACCATGACCTAGGAATCGCCCTGATCGCCCTTCATCAAATGGGAAAAATAAATTATTTTGAGATCAACCGGACGATACAGGAATATTACCATTTGAAAGACCGGTTCCCGGATTCCTTCCGCTTATTCAGGGACCGTTTTGTCCGGGCTCTCCATACCCTGCTTATTAAAAGAGCCCGGGGCCGTAAGGTGACGGGCTCCCTGTTGTTCTCCAACAAAAAAAAACCTAAGCTTCTGGAGAAGCTGAGCGCTGAAAGAAAAGCGTTAAGCCGTACAGGGGACTATAAGCAGCTGGCGGCTGTTTTCGGTATCCTCCTTCGTCTATAG